In a genomic window of Kribbella amoyensis:
- a CDS encoding DUF5984 family protein, which produces MSPGDRSMIRFRFGLRPLAEIAPWGGDRPNLSWFGLTDGWYWIELGDVDLLRHLPEDGDEHPAVDYYVARFWEDLLRLFPAVIEDVPAALVDLLRSDPRTWPELDPDDPVTDSVLTWSTDHFLDVGYLGNAPTIRCWRHGDQVTIGWQDSDPSRYTAPPSGEVTVSLSEFLAAVGDLHQALITAMETRVAEVIAAPPPHVAIDLTQLRAEQADRATWLSHATARQPATNWSHIHTAAHRIHP; this is translated from the coding sequence GTGTCGCCGGGCGACCGTTCGATGATCCGCTTCCGGTTCGGACTCCGCCCGTTGGCAGAGATTGCGCCGTGGGGTGGCGACAGGCCGAACCTGAGCTGGTTCGGCCTGACCGACGGCTGGTACTGGATCGAGCTCGGCGACGTCGACCTTCTGCGCCACCTCCCCGAGGACGGTGACGAACACCCGGCCGTCGACTACTACGTCGCCCGATTCTGGGAAGACCTGCTCCGATTGTTTCCGGCGGTGATCGAGGACGTCCCCGCCGCGCTGGTCGACCTGCTCAGGTCTGACCCGCGGACCTGGCCCGAACTCGACCCCGACGACCCGGTGACCGATTCCGTGCTCACCTGGTCCACCGATCACTTCCTCGACGTCGGCTACCTCGGCAACGCGCCCACGATCCGCTGCTGGCGGCACGGCGACCAGGTCACGATCGGCTGGCAGGATTCCGACCCCAGCCGCTACACCGCGCCCCCGTCCGGCGAGGTCACGGTCAGCCTGTCCGAATTCCTCGCCGCCGTCGGAGACCTGCATCAGGCCCTCATCACCGCCATGGAAACCCGAGTTGCCGAAGTCATCGCCGCCCCGCCGCCGCACGTAGCCATCGACCTCACTCAGCTACGCGCCGAACAAGCGGACCGCGCCACTTGGCTCTCTCACGCCACCGCTCGCCAACCGGCCACGAACTGGTCTCACATCCACACCGCCGCCCACCGCATCCACCCCTGA
- a CDS encoding DUF389 domain-containing protein, translated as MIHLRVVSPAEVTEALVPVLRAEPAVMNLCVLRAAVSNPDGDAVQFDVPQGLADEVVARLRGFGVDQRGSIVLENVDAAVSTLADRVSARRVRFQQSMPVWVEVEARIRRGGTYPPSWFALLVIAGLIGAVGILTNSQILIVGAMVVGPEYGAILSLAFGVTRRDRTRVGRGAAALAVGFGLAVVGALVLALVIRWADQVPEAYALGIRPVSHLIDSPDWFSVIVAVLAGMVGVISVTESLSSTLIGVFISVTTIPAASDIGVSLAFGDGSQAWGSTLQLLLNVTVLAGVAVAGLPAQRAIWRRAARRQRTRRLTT; from the coding sequence ATGATTCATTTGCGGGTGGTCAGTCCGGCTGAGGTGACCGAGGCTTTGGTGCCGGTTCTGCGGGCTGAGCCGGCGGTGATGAATCTTTGTGTGCTCCGGGCCGCGGTCAGTAATCCGGACGGGGATGCGGTGCAGTTCGATGTACCGCAGGGGCTCGCGGACGAGGTGGTCGCCCGGCTGCGGGGATTCGGGGTGGATCAGCGCGGGTCGATCGTCCTGGAGAACGTCGATGCGGCGGTTTCGACGTTGGCGGATCGGGTGTCGGCTCGGCGGGTGCGGTTCCAGCAGTCGATGCCGGTGTGGGTCGAGGTGGAGGCGCGGATCCGGCGGGGTGGGACTTATCCGCCGAGCTGGTTCGCGTTGCTCGTCATCGCCGGCTTGATCGGGGCGGTCGGGATCCTGACGAACTCGCAGATCCTGATCGTCGGCGCGATGGTGGTCGGACCGGAGTACGGCGCGATCCTGAGCCTCGCGTTCGGGGTGACCCGGCGGGACCGTACCCGGGTCGGTCGGGGTGCCGCGGCGCTGGCCGTCGGGTTCGGGCTCGCCGTGGTGGGGGCATTGGTGCTGGCGCTGGTGATCAGGTGGGCGGACCAGGTCCCCGAGGCGTACGCGCTGGGGATCCGGCCGGTCTCCCACCTGATCGACTCCCCGGACTGGTTCTCCGTCATCGTCGCGGTGCTGGCCGGCATGGTCGGGGTCATCTCCGTCACCGAGTCGCTGTCGAGCACGTTGATCGGGGTGTTCATCTCGGTCACGACGATCCCGGCCGCCTCGGACATCGGGGTGTCGCTCGCTTTCGGCGACGGCAGCCAGGCGTGGGGATCCACCCTCCAGCTCCTGCTCAACGTCACCGTCCTCGCGGGGGTCGCGGTCGCCGGACTTCCCGCGCAACGCGCCATCTGGCGACGGGCCGCCCGCAGACAACGAACTCGGAGGCTGACGACATGA
- a CDS encoding polysaccharide deacetylase family protein, translated as MSRKLATVIGTVVAAALVVGGLATVALNHTRPPRPAVASQSTPAAPPTTAASSTPTTTPTRTPSGKPEQPVADPTASLAAGNKKVLFLSFDDGPDPVWTPRILQILRKHGAHATFFQLGRMQAEHPGLREQILADGHTIGSHSISHAQLTALPAAKRRHEIFDGPRSKCFRPPYGASNPKVRADIAAAGMSQVLWDVDPRDWKRPGVTAIVDNILHHAHRRNIILLHDGGGDRTQTAAALDKVLPLLKAQGYTFPAMTC; from the coding sequence ATGTCCCGCAAGCTCGCAACCGTCATCGGTACCGTGGTGGCCGCCGCGCTCGTGGTCGGCGGACTGGCCACGGTCGCGCTGAACCACACCCGCCCACCGCGCCCGGCCGTCGCCTCACAGAGCACCCCGGCCGCACCACCGACGACGGCCGCATCCTCCACGCCGACGACCACGCCCACTCGAACGCCGTCCGGGAAACCCGAACAACCGGTCGCCGATCCCACCGCATCGCTTGCTGCAGGCAACAAGAAGGTGCTGTTCCTGAGCTTCGACGACGGCCCGGACCCGGTCTGGACGCCGCGCATCCTGCAGATCCTCCGCAAGCACGGCGCACACGCTACGTTCTTCCAGCTCGGCAGGATGCAGGCCGAGCACCCGGGACTGCGCGAGCAGATCCTTGCCGATGGCCACACCATCGGCAGTCACTCGATCAGCCACGCCCAGCTCACCGCGCTGCCGGCCGCGAAACGCCGGCACGAGATCTTCGACGGACCGCGGTCCAAGTGCTTCCGCCCGCCGTACGGCGCCTCGAACCCGAAGGTCCGCGCCGACATCGCGGCGGCCGGGATGAGCCAGGTGCTCTGGGACGTCGACCCACGCGACTGGAAGCGGCCGGGCGTGACGGCCATCGTCGACAACATCCTCCACCACGCCCATCGCCGCAACATCATCCTGCTGCACGACGGCGGCGGCGACCGGACCCAGACCGCCGCCGCCCTCGACAAGGTCCTCCCCCTCCTCAAGGCCCAGGGCTACACCTTCCCGGCCATGACCTGCTGA
- a CDS encoding DUF817 domain-containing protein produces MSGSLQLLRFGWLELVSCLFPIALFAALAVSQYVDLPIPRYDALLLYCVALTALFLVVGLETWREVAVILAFHLVGLGLELFKVQVGSWQYPGDAWTKVGGVPLFAGFMYAAVGSYLCQAWRRFDLRVSGYRPVPTTVLALAIYANFFTHHWTMDLRVPIAAGLLIALRRTWVFYTVGTRRYRMPLAVAFVLIGFFLWIAENAGTFLDAWNYPDQVNVWRLVHPAKFGAWALLVSMSFVLVASVKSLEGRLYHRGTAATVATPAATDPSTTEISLQHEDANRPPG; encoded by the coding sequence GTGTCCGGCTCCCTCCAACTGCTCCGCTTCGGGTGGCTCGAACTGGTCTCCTGCCTCTTCCCGATCGCGCTCTTCGCCGCGTTGGCCGTCTCGCAGTACGTCGACCTCCCCATCCCCCGGTACGACGCGCTGCTGCTGTACTGCGTCGCGCTCACCGCGTTGTTCCTGGTGGTCGGCCTGGAGACGTGGCGCGAGGTCGCCGTGATCCTCGCGTTCCACCTGGTCGGTCTCGGGCTCGAACTGTTCAAGGTCCAGGTCGGGTCCTGGCAGTACCCGGGCGACGCCTGGACGAAGGTGGGAGGCGTCCCGCTGTTCGCCGGGTTCATGTACGCCGCGGTCGGCAGCTATCTCTGTCAGGCGTGGCGGCGGTTCGACCTGCGGGTGAGCGGCTACCGGCCGGTGCCGACCACGGTGCTCGCGCTGGCGATCTACGCGAACTTCTTCACCCACCACTGGACCATGGACCTGCGGGTACCGATCGCGGCCGGCCTGCTGATCGCGTTACGGCGGACCTGGGTCTTCTACACGGTCGGCACCCGCCGGTACCGGATGCCGCTGGCGGTCGCGTTCGTCCTGATCGGGTTCTTCCTGTGGATCGCGGAGAACGCCGGCACGTTCCTGGACGCGTGGAACTACCCCGACCAGGTGAACGTGTGGCGGCTCGTCCATCCGGCGAAGTTCGGCGCGTGGGCGTTGCTGGTCAGCATGAGCTTCGTCCTGGTCGCGAGCGTGAAGTCGCTGGAGGGCCGGCTGTACCACCGGGGTACCGCGGCGACCGTCGCGACGCCGGCGGCGACTGACCCGTCAACGACCGAGATCTCACTGCAACACGAGGATGCCAACCGGCCTCCGGGGTGA
- a CDS encoding helix-turn-helix domain-containing protein: MAKSSEPARTRLSAQRIGAHLTTWRKLQSLTAEQVADRAGISRDTLRRLEKGETTVGIAVFLNVARVLGTLDRVVEALDPYETAVGRARADTTLPKRVRP, encoded by the coding sequence ATGGCCAAGAGTTCCGAGCCTGCCAGAACTCGGCTCAGTGCCCAGCGTATCGGTGCGCACCTGACCACTTGGCGCAAGCTCCAGAGTCTGACGGCTGAGCAAGTCGCGGACCGAGCGGGGATCTCCAGAGATACCCTGCGTCGGCTGGAAAAGGGTGAGACCACCGTCGGGATCGCTGTGTTCCTCAATGTCGCGCGTGTCCTGGGCACCCTCGATCGCGTCGTCGAGGCATTGGACCCCTACGAGACTGCCGTGGGCCGCGCCCGCGCCGACACGACCCTTCCGAAAAGAGTCAGGCCTTGA
- the ychF gene encoding redox-regulated ATPase YchF, protein MALTIGIVGLPNAGKSTLFNALTKNNVLAANYPFATIEPNVGVVGVPDNRLGKLAEMFSSAKVIPATVQFVDIAGIVRGASEGEGLGNKFLSHIRESDAICQVTRVFRDDDVTHVDGKVSPADDISTIQTELILADLQTVEKAIPRLEKEARLKKESAVTLEAVREAQKHLEAGTPIIATSVDRDAIRELMLMTAKPYLFVFNCDADELADEELKSKMRDLVAPAEAIFLDAKFEAELVELGDEDEAREMLAEMGIDEPGLDVLARVGFDTLGLQTYLTAGPKESRAWTIKRGATAPEAAGVIHTDFQRGFIKAEIVSFEDLMEAGSMTAAKSAGKVRMEGKDYIMSDGDVVEFRFNV, encoded by the coding sequence GTGGCACTCACCATCGGAATCGTCGGGCTCCCGAACGCGGGCAAGTCGACCCTCTTCAACGCGCTGACCAAGAACAACGTGCTCGCGGCGAACTACCCGTTCGCGACGATCGAGCCCAACGTCGGCGTGGTCGGCGTCCCGGACAACCGGCTGGGCAAGCTGGCCGAGATGTTCTCCTCGGCCAAGGTGATCCCGGCCACGGTCCAGTTCGTCGACATCGCCGGGATCGTCCGCGGTGCGTCCGAGGGGGAGGGGCTGGGCAACAAGTTCCTCAGCCACATCCGCGAGTCGGACGCGATCTGCCAGGTGACCCGGGTGTTCCGCGACGACGACGTCACCCACGTCGACGGCAAGGTGTCGCCCGCCGACGACATCTCCACGATCCAGACCGAGCTGATCCTGGCCGACCTGCAGACCGTCGAGAAGGCGATCCCGCGGCTGGAGAAGGAAGCCCGGCTGAAGAAGGAGAGCGCCGTCACCCTGGAGGCGGTCCGGGAGGCGCAGAAGCACCTCGAGGCCGGCACGCCGATCATCGCCACCTCGGTGGACCGCGACGCGATCCGCGAGCTGATGCTGATGACGGCCAAGCCGTACCTGTTCGTCTTCAACTGCGACGCCGACGAACTGGCCGACGAGGAGCTGAAGTCGAAGATGCGCGACCTGGTCGCCCCGGCCGAGGCGATCTTCCTGGACGCCAAGTTCGAGGCCGAACTGGTCGAGCTCGGTGACGAGGACGAGGCCCGCGAGATGCTCGCCGAGATGGGCATCGACGAACCCGGCCTGGACGTCCTGGCCCGGGTCGGCTTCGACACCCTCGGCCTGCAGACCTACCTCACCGCCGGCCCGAAGGAATCCCGCGCCTGGACCATCAAGCGCGGCGCCACCGCCCCCGAAGCGGCCGGCGTCATCCACACCGACTTCCAGCGCGGCTTCATCAAGGCCGAGATCGTCTCCTTCGAAGACCTGATGGAAGCCGGCTCGATGACCGCCGCCAAGTCCGCCGGCAAGGTCCGCATGGAGGGCAAGGACTACATCATGTCCGACGGCGACGTCGTGGAGTTCCGCTTCAACGTCTGA
- a CDS encoding type II toxin-antitoxin system HipA family toxin — MTDSVLVSVELNGRTVEVGTAYFTRRQGVTSTSFRYSEEYLARPGAYSIDPAMPLLKGNYAPAGLPGAFADCSPDRWGKNLISKTIRAQALRDGRTAPSVGDVDYLLGVSDLTRQGALRFRQEHDGQFLHQGLDVPKLIELPRLLRAADDVAQDADDMSAVKDLLDAGSGSLGGARPKASVRDERRLLIAKFPHHSDEWDVMAWEKTALDLAERAGIDTPHRETAVIDGRTVLVLERFDRDQGRRVGYMSAMTMVEGRDGSPGDYLEVAETLTEFSSRTSEDLRQLWRRIAFSIAIHNTDDHLRNHGFLRDGAAGWRFSPIFDVNPDPDGAAQRVTGIGGAHRREDELDGLMTYAGSFRVTTVDARQILRDVLDATADWQRVATGNGIAKSELPRFHDAFEGLRRPLSDLAH; from the coding sequence TTGACCGACTCGGTCCTCGTGAGCGTCGAACTGAATGGCCGGACAGTCGAGGTCGGGACCGCATACTTCACGCGCAGGCAAGGCGTGACCTCGACCTCGTTCCGCTATTCCGAGGAGTACCTGGCGCGACCAGGTGCGTACTCGATCGATCCTGCTATGCCGCTGCTGAAGGGCAACTATGCGCCGGCCGGTCTGCCAGGTGCTTTCGCTGACTGCTCGCCTGACAGGTGGGGTAAGAACCTCATCTCCAAGACGATTCGCGCTCAGGCGCTTCGCGATGGGCGCACGGCTCCTTCTGTGGGGGACGTCGACTATCTCCTGGGCGTCAGCGACCTGACGCGACAAGGTGCGTTGCGCTTCCGTCAGGAACATGATGGCCAGTTCCTCCATCAGGGTCTCGACGTCCCCAAGCTCATCGAGCTACCGAGACTACTTCGAGCGGCAGATGACGTGGCTCAAGACGCAGACGACATGTCTGCCGTCAAAGATCTTCTCGATGCCGGATCCGGCTCGCTGGGAGGTGCTCGCCCGAAGGCATCGGTCCGTGACGAGAGACGACTGCTCATTGCCAAGTTCCCTCACCACAGCGATGAATGGGATGTGATGGCGTGGGAGAAGACTGCCCTGGATCTGGCTGAACGCGCCGGAATCGATACCCCCCACCGCGAGACGGCCGTGATCGACGGCAGAACGGTCCTGGTCCTGGAGCGTTTCGACCGGGACCAAGGGCGTCGCGTCGGATACATGAGTGCCATGACGATGGTCGAAGGACGAGACGGCAGCCCGGGAGACTATCTCGAGGTGGCTGAGACCCTGACCGAGTTCAGTTCACGCACCAGCGAAGACCTGCGTCAGTTGTGGCGCCGGATCGCTTTCTCGATAGCGATTCACAACACCGACGACCACCTTCGCAACCACGGCTTTCTGCGAGACGGCGCGGCCGGTTGGCGCTTCTCCCCGATCTTCGACGTGAATCCAGATCCGGATGGGGCCGCGCAACGAGTCACCGGGATCGGCGGAGCGCATCGGCGCGAGGACGAACTCGACGGTCTCATGACCTACGCCGGATCGTTTCGTGTCACCACCGTCGATGCTCGGCAGATCCTCCGGGACGTGCTCGACGCCACCGCTGATTGGCAACGTGTTGCTACCGGCAACGGCATAGCGAAGAGCGAACTACCTCGTTTCCACGACGCCTTCGAAGGTCTCAGACGGCCACTGAGCGACCTCGCTCATTGA
- a CDS encoding cyclase family protein, translating to MTRMGRTDPGASELSRARMSEEEFRALYRRLRDQRPWGPGDRRGALNHLTSAGTQAAASEVRLGRTVSLAAPVEGDVTPDNPDPARHLMKGIPGTGRGVAFGMDRIEMNIHGNADSHLDALCHVSFDGELYNGVPVDTITANGATELTVGLAANGVVGRGVLLDIPRTRGVPWLEPGEHVTVDDLLAAEQAQGVRAGRGDILLVAVGHRRRRRERGPWNAAAYRAGLHPEVMPLLADRQIAVLGSDGNNDVAPSVTEKVDFPIHVLAVNALGVMLLDYLQFGDLIRICEEADRWTFLCVIAPLRLPHGTGSPINPIAVL from the coding sequence ATGACCAGGATGGGACGGACGGACCCGGGGGCGAGCGAACTCTCGCGGGCCCGGATGAGCGAGGAGGAGTTCCGTGCTCTGTACCGGCGGTTGCGCGACCAGCGGCCGTGGGGACCCGGTGACCGGCGAGGTGCGCTGAACCACCTCACGTCCGCCGGTACCCAGGCCGCCGCGAGCGAGGTCAGGCTGGGCCGGACGGTGTCGCTCGCGGCGCCGGTCGAGGGCGACGTGACTCCCGACAACCCCGATCCCGCGCGGCACCTGATGAAGGGGATCCCGGGGACCGGCCGGGGTGTCGCGTTCGGGATGGACCGGATCGAGATGAACATCCACGGCAACGCGGACAGCCACCTGGACGCGTTGTGCCACGTGAGCTTCGACGGCGAGCTGTACAACGGGGTCCCGGTGGACACCATCACCGCGAACGGCGCGACCGAGCTGACCGTCGGCCTGGCCGCGAACGGGGTCGTCGGCCGCGGGGTGCTGCTCGACATCCCCCGGACCCGCGGCGTGCCCTGGCTCGAACCAGGCGAGCACGTGACCGTCGACGACCTGCTCGCCGCGGAACAGGCGCAGGGCGTACGGGCCGGGCGTGGTGACATCCTGCTCGTCGCGGTGGGGCATCGCCGTCGGCGGAGGGAACGCGGGCCGTGGAACGCCGCGGCGTACCGGGCCGGGTTGCATCCGGAGGTGATGCCGCTGCTGGCCGACCGGCAGATCGCGGTGCTCGGCAGCGACGGCAACAACGACGTCGCCCCGAGCGTGACCGAGAAGGTGGACTTCCCGATCCACGTCCTGGCCGTCAACGCACTCGGCGTGATGCTGCTCGACTACCTACAGTTCGGGGACCTGATCCGGATCTGCGAGGAGGCGGACCGCTGGACCTTCCTGTGCGTCATCGCCCCGCTCCGGCTCCCGCACGGCACCGGCTCACCGATCAACCCGATCGCCGTCCTCTGA
- a CDS encoding DUF6357 family protein: MRDVVFARENGWIPKVVRDHGVLRIEFGAGADANHDPRTFTVPIDDAQLAVIRDDLTRHLLLWSAILPLCDAAGTRGPLDEEAAVALLEPILFAAPADIEALFQRIRWDRSRLVAHGADVDLLDRGQVWAAMSSATETADWHRVQEHAADRRRTQRGVTLAPLDAAILKFTGQYLHGATMPKRRPDAVDPALLPDVLRVIATAERASAGMRIRRDPRRGGRATDKRDWDRMAATVDAAVRRAHPELADDAVATVKFLMCSEAAGRARSRPIEDDDEQVGGAGSTRKSKLIFTDDKGGEETWRPDSPRTATTAFWEFVGGRSTADNEVFTIEDEELGEGLQLHFYADSIARITTVAEGDGRSDPEYRVEYSLVDGLDGYRILVRAFVNGGWAALDHHGSWLTDVAEFERARRQRDAGRR; the protein is encoded by the coding sequence ATGAGAGACGTCGTGTTCGCCCGTGAGAACGGGTGGATCCCAAAGGTGGTCCGGGATCACGGTGTACTCCGGATCGAGTTCGGTGCCGGGGCCGACGCCAACCACGATCCGCGCACTTTCACGGTCCCGATCGACGACGCCCAGCTTGCGGTGATCCGGGACGATCTGACGAGGCACCTGCTGCTGTGGAGTGCGATTCTGCCGCTTTGCGATGCTGCCGGGACTCGGGGCCCGCTGGACGAGGAGGCTGCCGTCGCGCTGCTGGAGCCGATCCTCTTCGCTGCGCCTGCTGACATCGAGGCGCTGTTCCAGCGCATTCGGTGGGACAGGAGCCGGCTCGTCGCCCACGGTGCCGACGTCGACCTGCTCGATCGTGGCCAGGTCTGGGCCGCGATGAGCTCGGCGACCGAGACGGCTGACTGGCATCGAGTTCAGGAACACGCAGCGGATCGCCGACGCACCCAGCGCGGCGTGACGCTGGCTCCGCTCGACGCCGCGATCCTGAAGTTCACCGGACAGTACCTCCACGGCGCGACGATGCCGAAACGTCGTCCCGATGCGGTCGACCCGGCGCTGCTGCCTGACGTCCTGCGGGTGATCGCCACCGCGGAGCGAGCGTCCGCCGGGATGCGGATCAGGCGTGATCCGCGCCGGGGAGGACGGGCGACGGACAAGCGTGACTGGGATCGGATGGCGGCGACGGTCGATGCGGCCGTCCGCCGGGCACACCCCGAGCTCGCCGACGACGCGGTGGCCACCGTGAAGTTCCTGATGTGCTCGGAGGCCGCGGGCCGCGCCAGGAGCAGGCCGATCGAGGATGACGATGAGCAGGTCGGCGGTGCCGGGAGTACGAGGAAGTCGAAGCTGATCTTCACCGATGACAAGGGCGGCGAGGAGACGTGGCGGCCGGACAGTCCGCGCACCGCCACCACGGCGTTCTGGGAGTTCGTCGGCGGTCGTTCCACCGCGGACAACGAGGTGTTCACCATCGAGGACGAAGAGTTGGGGGAAGGACTCCAGCTCCACTTCTACGCGGACTCGATCGCCCGGATCACGACAGTGGCCGAAGGCGACGGCCGGTCGGACCCGGAGTACCGGGTCGAGTACAGCCTGGTCGACGGGCTGGACGGATATCGGATCCTGGTCCGCGCCTTTGTCAACGGCGGCTGGGCCGCGCTCGACCACCACGGCTCGTGGCTGACGGATGTCGCCGAGTTCGAGCGGGCTCGCCGGCAGCGTGACGCCGGAAGGCGGTGA
- a CDS encoding aminoglycoside phosphotransferase family protein → MDVDAAKVCAVFGLPEPSGPLELVQHTVSRTWRLDVGERAYLVKEIWPDEDPFWAGQLVDRMAYADRAAEAGVRQPRLVRPEPSVAFGNGARIDGRGCYRVFEWIERTRELDASDDAWVVATLATLHELERAPADEVRPRYYGLYDRETWTDWIRFGAGHGRSWIEVAARVIDEVRRLTDELAEAYEHAPDRVITHGDFVPSNVLCDPDGPILIDWEAAGPESALHEAGDTLFKVIGGDEVRLRAALRAYGISARGRSTELFDRVIGGRLANLTELLKADVAGEPMTGWKAQVERRDERIAEELVALPGYAAELRELSRRLLAG, encoded by the coding sequence GTGGACGTCGATGCGGCGAAGGTCTGCGCGGTCTTCGGTCTGCCGGAGCCGTCGGGCCCACTCGAACTCGTCCAGCACACGGTGAGCCGGACCTGGCGGCTCGACGTGGGGGAGCGGGCATACTTGGTCAAGGAGATCTGGCCGGACGAGGATCCCTTCTGGGCCGGGCAGTTGGTCGACCGGATGGCGTACGCGGACCGGGCTGCCGAGGCCGGAGTACGGCAGCCGCGGTTGGTGCGGCCGGAGCCTTCGGTTGCCTTTGGCAACGGGGCGCGGATCGACGGGCGCGGCTGCTATCGGGTCTTCGAGTGGATCGAGCGGACCCGCGAGCTCGACGCCTCGGACGACGCCTGGGTGGTGGCGACGCTGGCCACGTTGCACGAGCTCGAGCGCGCACCTGCGGATGAGGTGCGGCCGAGGTACTACGGGCTGTACGACCGGGAGACCTGGACGGACTGGATCCGCTTCGGCGCCGGCCACGGGCGGTCCTGGATCGAGGTCGCGGCCCGGGTGATCGACGAGGTGCGGCGGCTGACCGATGAGCTGGCCGAGGCGTACGAGCATGCTCCGGACCGGGTGATCACGCATGGCGACTTCGTACCCTCGAACGTGCTCTGCGATCCGGACGGGCCGATCCTGATCGACTGGGAGGCGGCCGGTCCGGAGTCCGCGCTGCACGAGGCGGGAGACACGTTGTTCAAGGTGATCGGAGGGGACGAGGTACGGCTGCGCGCGGCGCTGCGGGCGTACGGGATATCGGCACGCGGGCGGAGTACGGAGTTGTTCGACCGGGTGATCGGCGGTCGGCTCGCGAATCTCACCGAACTGCTCAAGGCCGACGTCGCCGGCGAACCCATGACCGGGTGGAAGGCTCAGGTCGAACGACGGGACGAGCGGATCGCCGAGGAGCTGGTGGCGCTGCCCGGGTACGCGGCTGAGCTGCGGGAGCTGAGCCGGCGGTTGCTCGCTGGGTGA
- a CDS encoding DNA recombination protein RmuC — MTGTTVLLLLVFLLVGVGLGVVFGMLWVRGRDGATLARVTAERDAAEDRVVELTQERQSVGQQMSGQAVVKDALDRLHAQLTQLEKGRAAWQSQLHQQVNEVRMSGEALRRETASLSTALRKPQVRGRWGELHLRRTVELAGMVAHCDFTEQTSTVTDDGLLRPDLVVRLAEGKNLVVDSKVPLAAFLEAAETDDADFREDRLRAHARHLRTHVDQLSGKAYWSRLPSTPEFVILFVPGESFLSAALDIEPGLLEYAAERRVILATPTTLIATLRAAAYAWNQSALTESAQQVFDLGRELYERLGTMGDHLGRVGRSLTSAVDAYNRTVGSFENRVFITARKLRELHVTEAELEAMESIEASVRPLTAPELLALDEADNPTRRWIPTQPVDRTQRDTPPPLPGFDSQTG, encoded by the coding sequence ATGACCGGTACGACGGTGTTGCTGTTGTTGGTTTTCCTCCTTGTCGGGGTGGGGCTCGGCGTGGTGTTCGGCATGCTCTGGGTCCGAGGGCGGGACGGCGCCACTCTGGCCCGGGTGACCGCTGAGCGGGACGCCGCCGAGGACCGGGTGGTGGAGCTGACGCAGGAGCGGCAGTCGGTCGGTCAGCAGATGTCCGGCCAGGCCGTCGTGAAGGACGCGCTGGATCGCCTGCACGCCCAGCTCACCCAGCTGGAGAAGGGCCGCGCCGCCTGGCAGTCCCAGTTGCATCAGCAGGTCAACGAGGTGCGGATGAGCGGCGAGGCACTCCGCCGGGAGACCGCGTCGCTCTCGACCGCGCTGCGCAAACCGCAGGTCCGGGGCCGTTGGGGCGAGCTGCACCTGCGCCGGACGGTCGAGCTGGCCGGGATGGTCGCGCACTGCGACTTCACCGAGCAGACGTCGACCGTCACCGACGACGGCCTGCTCCGCCCCGACCTGGTGGTCCGGCTGGCCGAGGGCAAGAACCTGGTGGTCGACTCGAAGGTCCCGCTGGCCGCGTTCCTGGAGGCGGCCGAGACCGACGACGCCGACTTCCGCGAGGACCGGCTGCGCGCCCACGCCCGGCACCTGCGGACCCACGTCGACCAGCTGTCCGGCAAGGCGTACTGGTCCCGGCTGCCGTCGACGCCCGAGTTCGTCATCCTGTTCGTCCCGGGCGAATCGTTCCTGTCCGCCGCCCTCGACATCGAGCCGGGCCTGCTCGAGTACGCCGCGGAGCGCCGCGTCATCCTGGCCACGCCGACGACCCTGATCGCCACCCTGCGCGCCGCCGCGTACGCGTGGAACCAGTCCGCCCTGACCGAATCGGCGCAGCAGGTGTTCGACCTCGGCCGCGAACTGTACGAGCGGCTCGGCACGATGGGCGACCACCTCGGCCGGGTCGGCCGCTCGCTCACCTCGGCCGTCGACGCGTACAACCGGACCGTCGGCTCGTTCGAGAACCGCGTCTTCATCACCGCCCGGAAGCTCCGCGAGCTGCACGTCACCGAGGCCGAGCTGGAGGCGATGGAGAGCATCGAGGCCTCGGTCCGCCCGCTCACCGCACCCGAGCTGCTCGCGCTCGACGAGGCCGACAACCCGACCCGCCGGTGGATCCCGACCCAGCCGGTCGACCGGACCCAGCGCGACACCCCACCACCCCTGCCCGGCTTCGACTCCCAGACCGGCTGA